A genomic stretch from Limnobacter thiooxidans includes:
- a CDS encoding response regulator: MATILVVDDEIGIRELLSEILGDEGHAVLLAENASQARTLREQEQLDLVLLDIWMPDTDGVTLLKEWSVKGLLTMPVIMMSGHATIDTAVEATRIGALDFLEKPISLQKLLGAVEKGLARGKMVQSARALMQAQPKTGTAQGLGATTSGAPASGVSTPDTSPLGLALAELSTLDLDAQLRDARDSFERIYFEYHLRLENGSMTRLAERTGIERTHLYRKLKQLGVEVGRTARKNIA, encoded by the coding sequence ATGGCGACCATTCTCGTTGTTGATGACGAAATTGGAATTCGGGAATTGCTGTCTGAAATTCTAGGTGACGAAGGACACGCGGTGCTGCTTGCAGAAAATGCAAGCCAGGCCAGAACTTTGCGTGAGCAGGAGCAGCTTGACCTGGTACTGCTCGACATTTGGATGCCTGACACCGATGGCGTGACCCTTCTGAAAGAATGGTCCGTGAAGGGCCTTTTGACCATGCCCGTCATCATGATGAGTGGTCACGCCACAATCGACACGGCCGTGGAGGCCACACGCATTGGCGCACTGGATTTTCTTGAGAAACCCATTTCACTGCAAAAACTGCTAGGTGCTGTTGAAAAGGGCCTGGCTCGCGGAAAAATGGTGCAGTCTGCGCGCGCTTTGATGCAGGCCCAACCCAAAACCGGCACCGCGCAAGGCTTGGGCGCAACGACCTCCGGGGCTCCGGCCAGCGGGGTATCCACACCAGACACCAGCCCCTTGGGTCTTGCCCTGGCTGAATTGTCCACGCTCGACTTGGACGCCCAGTTGCGCGATGCCCGCGATTCCTTCGAACGTATTTACTTTGAGTACCATTTGCGCCTTGAAAATGGCAGCATGACCCGCCTGGCCGAGCGCACGGGCATTGAACGTACCCACTTGTATCGCAAGCTCAAACAACTCGGCGTGGAAGTGGGTCGC